A portion of the Bacteroides faecium genome contains these proteins:
- a CDS encoding DUF3575 domain-containing protein, which translates to MKIFKSLLIAILVFTFTGGMYGQEKSYYMPKFAIKTNALYWATTTANLGFEVGLGKKLTLDVSGNYNPWKFSDNKQIKHWMVQPELRYWLCERFYGHFFGVHAHYAQFNVSNLDIFGLGHHRYQGNLYGAGISYGYQWILNKRWSMEATIGVGYARIDYDKYNCGHCGSKLNSGHKNYFGPTKAGINIIYTIK; encoded by the coding sequence ATGAAAATATTCAAATCTCTCCTGATAGCTATCCTGGTGTTCACATTCACCGGTGGCATGTATGGGCAGGAAAAAAGCTACTATATGCCGAAATTTGCGATTAAGACAAATGCGCTGTATTGGGCTACCACCACTGCCAATCTCGGGTTTGAAGTCGGACTCGGCAAGAAACTGACTCTTGACGTATCCGGCAACTATAATCCGTGGAAATTCTCGGATAATAAACAAATCAAACATTGGATGGTGCAGCCGGAACTTCGTTACTGGCTGTGCGAACGGTTTTACGGACATTTTTTTGGTGTACATGCCCATTATGCGCAATTTAATGTGAGCAACCTGGATATTTTTGGTTTAGGGCATCATCGCTATCAGGGGAACCTTTACGGAGCCGGTATCTCTTACGGATACCAATGGATACTGAACAAACGCTGGAGCATGGAAGCTACCATCGGAGTAGGCTACGCCCGCATTGACTATGATAAATATAATTGTGGTCATTGCGGGAGCAAGCTCAATAGCGGGCACAAAAATTACTTTGGCCCTACCAAGGCGGGTATCAACATTATATACACCATAAAATAA
- a CDS encoding DUF3868 domain-containing protein: MKKKLIYVVLCLTMALPVAAQKYYNGAIGITDVSLWQQGESLYIDMQIDMRNLKVDNDRTLTLTPMLVSADRNLVLPEIIINGRRRQKAYVRSMALNSETNLGVPSNKKEVLSYTQVIPYQPWMENASLALEENLCGCGGHQEVLAQEPIPNEISTEIKRLSALHPILSHIQLPADRLEVRSKQYEAHLEFPVNKAVILPDYMDNKSELQNIQKMLSETLNDKGLNVKGIYIEGFASPEGALRLNEQLSVKRAEALKNYLSVQGQIPAGLCHVSFGGENWDGLLKALESSTLKEKATLLDIIEHTPDIALRKQKLKNVNGGAPYRVMLRELYPALRKVNCRVDYTTDITVAAQADAEDTNLNMAADALSARNLPAARQYLDKSNPQTAEYANNNGAYYLLDGQPEQAIAEFNKAIQKGSEAARNNLAEMEKVMKMRKK, encoded by the coding sequence ATGAAAAAGAAACTGATATACGTTGTGTTGTGCCTGACTATGGCTCTTCCGGTCGCCGCACAGAAATATTATAACGGTGCTATCGGCATCACCGATGTCTCGTTGTGGCAACAGGGGGAATCACTCTATATAGATATGCAGATAGATATGAGAAACCTGAAAGTCGACAACGACCGTACACTGACGCTCACGCCAATGCTAGTGAGTGCCGACCGCAACCTTGTGCTGCCCGAAATCATTATCAACGGCCGCAGAAGACAGAAAGCCTATGTTCGTTCCATGGCATTGAACAGCGAAACCAACCTGGGAGTGCCGTCTAATAAAAAGGAAGTGTTGAGCTATACACAAGTCATTCCATATCAGCCCTGGATGGAAAATGCGTCCCTGGCTCTTGAAGAAAATCTGTGCGGCTGTGGCGGTCATCAGGAAGTATTGGCGCAAGAACCGATTCCGAATGAAATCTCCACCGAAATCAAACGTCTTTCTGCTCTGCACCCCATACTGTCACATATCCAGTTACCTGCCGACAGACTGGAAGTACGCAGCAAACAATACGAAGCCCACCTTGAATTCCCGGTGAACAAAGCCGTCATTCTGCCGGATTATATGGATAATAAATCAGAATTGCAGAATATTCAGAAGATGCTCTCCGAGACACTGAATGATAAGGGGCTGAATGTCAAAGGCATTTATATCGAAGGTTTTGCTTCGCCCGAAGGTGCGTTGAGACTCAACGAACAACTGTCCGTAAAACGTGCCGAAGCGCTGAAAAACTATCTGTCCGTACAAGGACAGATACCTGCCGGGCTTTGTCACGTCTCTTTCGGCGGAGAAAACTGGGACGGACTGCTGAAAGCATTGGAATCTTCCACCCTGAAAGAGAAAGCCACTTTGCTCGACATTATCGAGCATACTCCCGACATCGCCCTTCGGAAACAGAAACTGAAAAATGTAAATGGTGGTGCTCCCTACCGTGTCATGTTAAGAGAACTCTATCCGGCACTCCGTAAGGTGAATTGCCGTGTCGATTATACCACTGATATTACCGTCGCCGCGCAAGCCGACGCTGAAGATACCAATCTGAATATGGCAGCCGATGCCTTATCCGCGAGAAATCTGCCTGCCGCCCGGCAATATTTGGATAAATCGAATCCCCAAACAGCCGAATACGCCAATAACAACGGGGCTTACTATCTGCTGGACGGTCAGCCCGAACAAGCCATTGCCGAGTTTAATAAAGCTATTCAGAAAGGGAGTGAAGCAGCCCGGAACAATCTTGCGGAGATGGAAAAAGTGATGAAGATGCGGAAGAAATAA
- a CDS encoding type I phosphomannose isomerase catalytic subunit, with translation MYPLKFEPILKQTLWGGDKIIPFKHLNSDLKGVGESWEISGVEDNESVVANGPDKGLTLADMVRRYREELVGEANYARFGNKFPLLIKFIDAQQDLSIQVHPADDLAKKRHNSMGKTEMWYVVDADKGAKLCSGFSEQITSKEYKERVLNNTITDVLQEYEVHPGDVFFLPAGRVHSIGAGSFIAEIQQTSDITYRIYDFNRKDANGKTRELHTDLAREAINYEVLDDYRTKYDAVKDEPVELVACPYFTTSLYDMTEEITCDYSELDSFVIFICMEGACKMRDNEGNELTVSAGESILLPATTQDVTITPEGGNVKLLETYV, from the coding sequence ATGTATCCATTAAAATTCGAACCGATTCTGAAGCAGACGCTTTGGGGGGGCGACAAAATTATTCCGTTCAAGCATTTGAACTCAGACTTGAAAGGAGTAGGAGAGAGCTGGGAGATTTCCGGCGTTGAAGACAATGAATCCGTAGTGGCTAATGGCCCGGATAAAGGTTTAACCTTAGCCGATATGGTAAGAAGGTATCGCGAGGAATTGGTGGGCGAAGCTAACTATGCGCGCTTCGGTAATAAATTCCCGTTGCTCATTAAGTTTATCGATGCCCAACAGGATTTGTCAATCCAGGTGCACCCGGCAGACGACTTGGCGAAGAAACGCCATAACTCGATGGGAAAAACTGAAATGTGGTATGTGGTAGATGCCGACAAAGGTGCTAAATTGTGTTCGGGATTTTCTGAACAGATTACCTCGAAAGAATATAAGGAGCGTGTGTTGAACAACACGATTACCGACGTATTGCAAGAGTATGAAGTCCATCCGGGAGATGTATTCTTCCTTCCCGCCGGACGTGTGCACAGCATCGGAGCGGGGTCGTTTATCGCAGAGATCCAACAGACCTCTGACATAACCTACCGCATCTACGACTTCAACCGCAAGGACGCGAACGGCAAAACTCGTGAACTTCACACCGATTTAGCCCGCGAAGCCATCAACTACGAAGTATTGGATGACTACCGCACTAAATATGATGCGGTGAAGGATGAACCGGTAGAACTGGTTGCCTGCCCTTACTTTACGACTTCCTTGTATGACATGACTGAAGAAATCACTTGCGACTACTCGGAACTCGATTCATTTGTGATTTTTATCTGCATGGAAGGTGCATGTAAAATGAGGGATAATGAAGGTAACGAGCTGACAGTCAGTGCGGGAGAATCTATCCTGCTTCCCGCTACTACTCAGGATGTCACTATTACTCCCGAAGGTGGAAATGTGAAGCTGCTGGAAACATACGTGTAA
- a CDS encoding tyrosine-type DNA invertase cluster 3b: MKNRNGFSRCGERYIGHLRKEGRHSTAHVYKNALFSFSKFCGTSHVAFEQVNRECLRCYGQHLYESGLKPNTISTYMRMLRSIYNRGVEGGYAPYVPRLFHDVYTGVDVRQKKALPVAELHKLLYDDPKSERLRRTQSIAALMFQFCGMSFADLAHLEKSALENNMLRYNRIKTKTPMSVEVLDSAKDIIMQLRNSQDSQPDYPDYLFDILRGDKRRKDERAYREYQSALRRFNNCLKDLARALHLKSPVTSYTLRHSWATTAKYRGVTIEMISESLGHKSIKTTQIYLKGFGLKERTEVNKGNLSYVKNCYVGR, from the coding sequence ATGAAGAACAGAAATGGATTTAGCCGATGTGGAGAGCGCTACATCGGTCATTTGCGAAAGGAAGGGCGCCATTCTACGGCACACGTCTACAAGAATGCTCTTTTCTCTTTCAGCAAGTTTTGCGGAACGTCACATGTGGCGTTCGAGCAAGTGAACCGGGAGTGTTTACGATGCTACGGTCAGCATCTTTATGAGAGTGGGTTGAAGCCCAATACGATTTCTACGTATATGCGTATGCTTCGTAGCATTTACAATCGGGGAGTGGAAGGGGGATATGCTCCTTATGTGCCTCGATTGTTTCATGATGTTTATACGGGGGTGGATGTCCGGCAGAAAAAAGCCTTGCCTGTTGCCGAATTGCATAAGCTTCTGTATGACGATCCGAAGTCGGAACGTCTACGTCGTACACAATCTATCGCCGCTTTGATGTTTCAGTTTTGTGGAATGTCGTTCGCCGATTTGGCTCATTTGGAGAAATCAGCTTTGGAAAATAATATGTTGCGATACAATCGCATCAAGACTAAGACTCCTATGAGCGTAGAAGTGCTGGACAGTGCCAAGGATATTATTATGCAGCTTCGCAACAGTCAGGATTCACAACCCGATTATCCCGATTATCTGTTTGATATTCTTCGTGGGGATAAGAGACGGAAGGATGAGCGGGCTTACCGGGAATACCAGTCCGCTCTCCGGCGGTTCAATAATTGCCTGAAGGACTTGGCGAGAGCATTGCACTTGAAATCTCCGGTCACTTCCTACACGCTTCGCCATTCTTGGGCTACTACTGCCAAGTATCGGGGAGTTACAATTGAAATGATTAGTGAATCATTGGGACACAAATCTATAAAAACTACGCAAATTTACTTGAAAGGCTTCGGACTTAAAGAACGTACAGAGGTGAATAAAGGGAATTTATCTTACGTTAAAAACTGCTATGTAGGCAGATGA